A part of Terriglobus roseus genomic DNA contains:
- a CDS encoding TonB-dependent receptor — MFRSRHLAIAAVLVLPAATLVAQDTSARLSGTVSDPTGAVIPGAKLTLTNPATKAEVAHATSDERGVYNALQLPPGTYTLSVEAPGFQRTETQVQLSVASRVDLPITLALGNVGETVIVTTKAEELNRSDATISTLISPSDVQNLPLPNREITNLIALAPGVVHGGNATNVNSAQLSINGSRTLNSETLLDGNSVVEGVTGQISRLPSPDMIGEFRVITSNAPAEYGRTSGGVVTMLTRSGSSKFHVGVYELFRNAVLNANTFGNKLQTPVQKRPANNYNQFGVVLSGPVWIPKVYNGKEKTFFYLNYDQTLQRAAASQTQSVPSAAFRSGDFSASPVIVYDPLTNLPFAGNKIPAGRIDKTAAAYMALLPLPNTTGTFDSVSNRYTNNYTFQNSPPYTAPRYSGRIDHAIGDNIRLLGSVNRWIAATIAQQAFNNPILATAPGCNCDQGWQAVVGGTVTVNPTTVVDVRFGFNRWVEERTAPSLGTDPSQTVGIQRYSYKETPAINISSYSTFGATNGSTSQTYSNTFTPYGSVTKVIGPHTFKVGALLRKDQVNVFNTGSSFQGSYSFTGAVTDITGSGGKATNALADFLLGSVKTSSYAIPQPLLGRRNFNIGVYIQDDYRITPKLTANIGLRYDYESPMYIATDRYSRFDNRTGVLLVANKNASRTLNIDAAKLNFSPRIGLSFAPNNKMVMRAGFGTFYGQIMSNLGGQVSFPGYDVPVNFNNLGTRVAQPFTLNQGMPLIGVQDLNNPAAALASATPSSPFSPGISYQSINPLSLNQQWNASVQQSIGAGTVIEIGYVGSHAVHLPLYLNDNLPAFNQATAVAYANTTLATQNARQFSSLGSLPGSYNVGSSSYNSLQVTARRRFGSGFSMQSSYTWSHTIDDGSGIFNFSQANGLNAGQYPSDSNIRRTQERSNSAFDVRNNYTLAISYKTRGPWFTRNIEISPIFTGRTGLPLTITQSNQFPGVNSQRPNGNDKMLKVTPYRNGAGLQYFKPTSAADFPLTPSGPVFIGTGAARTQVVATGLGNVGRYSVRAPGEVDLDVSAQRSFPIYKEVAFVFRVDAFNVLNHNSLGNPGTSLGLTTDATHAYFNAPSFGLITSSVSNRFLQIVTRINF; from the coding sequence ATGTTTCGTTCCCGGCATCTGGCCATTGCCGCCGTTCTTGTTTTACCTGCCGCTACTCTAGTTGCGCAGGACACCTCCGCCCGGCTTTCCGGCACTGTGAGTGATCCAACCGGCGCCGTCATCCCAGGCGCAAAGCTGACCCTGACCAATCCCGCTACTAAGGCAGAGGTCGCCCACGCCACCAGTGACGAACGCGGCGTCTACAACGCTCTCCAACTACCTCCTGGAACGTACACGCTCTCAGTGGAAGCACCCGGTTTCCAGCGCACCGAGACCCAGGTACAGCTTTCCGTCGCCTCGCGCGTTGACCTGCCCATCACCCTCGCTCTTGGCAATGTCGGAGAGACGGTCATCGTGACCACCAAGGCAGAGGAGCTAAATCGCAGCGACGCGACGATCTCCACCCTCATCAGCCCCAGCGACGTCCAGAACCTTCCTCTGCCAAATCGCGAGATCACCAACCTCATCGCATTGGCGCCCGGAGTAGTGCATGGTGGCAATGCCACCAACGTGAACTCCGCTCAGTTGTCCATTAACGGCAGCCGTACCCTCAACTCCGAAACGCTGCTCGACGGCAACTCGGTCGTCGAAGGGGTCACCGGTCAGATCAGCCGTCTGCCCTCACCGGACATGATCGGCGAGTTTCGCGTCATCACCTCGAACGCTCCAGCGGAATACGGCCGCACCTCCGGCGGTGTGGTCACCATGCTGACCCGCAGCGGTTCCAGCAAATTCCATGTGGGTGTGTACGAACTCTTCCGCAACGCCGTCCTGAACGCCAACACTTTTGGTAACAAGCTGCAGACGCCCGTACAAAAGCGTCCTGCCAACAACTACAACCAGTTCGGTGTTGTGCTTAGCGGTCCTGTCTGGATCCCCAAGGTCTACAACGGCAAAGAGAAGACGTTCTTCTACCTGAACTACGACCAGACTTTGCAGCGTGCAGCCGCTTCGCAAACGCAGAGTGTGCCAAGTGCAGCTTTCCGTTCCGGTGATTTCTCCGCGTCGCCTGTCATCGTCTACGACCCGCTTACCAACCTGCCGTTTGCTGGAAACAAGATCCCGGCGGGTCGCATCGACAAGACCGCGGCTGCATACATGGCTCTGCTGCCGTTACCGAATACGACCGGCACTTTTGACAGTGTGAGTAACCGCTACACGAACAATTACACCTTCCAGAACTCGCCACCCTATACGGCTCCACGTTATTCAGGCCGCATTGATCATGCCATTGGTGACAACATCCGTCTGTTGGGAAGTGTGAACCGCTGGATCGCAGCGACCATTGCGCAACAGGCTTTCAATAACCCCATCCTGGCTACTGCTCCCGGTTGCAACTGCGATCAAGGATGGCAGGCCGTTGTGGGTGGCACAGTCACTGTGAATCCGACCACCGTGGTGGACGTTCGTTTTGGCTTCAACCGCTGGGTGGAAGAACGTACCGCTCCCAGCTTGGGGACTGATCCGTCACAGACGGTAGGCATTCAGCGCTATTCCTACAAGGAAACGCCCGCCATCAACATCTCCAGTTACAGTACCTTTGGAGCAACCAACGGATCGACCAGCCAGACCTACAGCAACACGTTCACACCCTATGGCTCTGTCACCAAGGTGATCGGTCCGCATACGTTTAAGGTTGGCGCCCTCCTGCGTAAGGACCAGGTGAACGTCTTCAATACCGGTTCGTCCTTCCAGGGGTCCTATAGCTTCACTGGTGCCGTCACAGACATTACCGGGTCTGGCGGCAAAGCTACGAATGCTCTGGCAGACTTCCTGCTGGGTTCCGTTAAAACTTCAAGCTACGCCATACCGCAGCCGCTACTCGGTCGTCGCAATTTCAACATCGGCGTCTACATTCAGGACGACTACCGTATCACTCCTAAGCTCACCGCGAACATCGGCCTCCGCTACGACTATGAGTCGCCCATGTATATCGCCACTGATCGTTACAGCCGCTTTGACAACCGGACGGGCGTCCTTCTGGTGGCGAACAAGAACGCTTCTCGCACGCTCAATATCGACGCGGCCAAGCTGAACTTCTCACCACGCATCGGTCTGTCTTTCGCGCCTAACAACAAGATGGTGATGCGCGCAGGCTTTGGCACCTTCTACGGACAGATCATGTCCAATCTTGGTGGCCAGGTTTCGTTCCCTGGCTATGACGTGCCGGTCAACTTCAATAACCTTGGCACACGCGTGGCGCAGCCCTTCACGCTCAACCAAGGCATGCCGCTTATCGGTGTGCAGGACCTGAATAATCCGGCAGCGGCACTAGCATCCGCAACACCATCCAGTCCGTTCTCTCCTGGTATCAGCTATCAGAGCATCAATCCTCTGAGCCTCAACCAGCAGTGGAATGCCAGCGTTCAGCAATCTATTGGGGCTGGCACAGTCATCGAAATCGGCTACGTCGGCAGTCATGCCGTTCACTTGCCGCTCTATCTCAATGACAATCTCCCCGCATTCAACCAAGCCACAGCCGTGGCATATGCGAACACCACATTGGCAACGCAGAATGCTCGCCAATTTTCGAGCCTGGGCTCGTTGCCGGGATCGTACAACGTGGGTTCGTCCAGCTATAACAGCCTGCAAGTCACGGCACGTCGGCGTTTTGGTAGCGGCTTCTCCATGCAAAGCTCGTACACGTGGTCGCACACCATCGACGACGGTTCGGGTATCTTCAACTTCTCGCAAGCGAATGGCTTGAATGCAGGGCAGTATCCATCTGACTCGAACATTCGCCGCACACAGGAACGCAGCAACTCTGCCTTCGATGTGCGGAACAACTACACCCTAGCTATCTCATACAAGACGCGCGGCCCCTGGTTCACGCGCAACATTGAAATCAGTCCCATCTTCACAGGCCGCACCGGTCTGCCGCTCACGATTACGCAATCTAACCAGTTCCCAGGCGTCAACAGCCAACGCCCAAATGGCAATGACAAGATGCTGAAGGTCACGCCCTATCGCAATGGAGCAGGCTTGCAGTACTTCAAACCAACCAGCGCGGCAGACTTTCCTCTCACGCCCAGCGGCCCGGTCTTCATTGGCACAGGCGCCGCCCGTACACAGGTTGTTGCAACCGGGCTCGGCAATGTAGGCCGTTACAGCGTACGCGCGCCGGGAGAAGTGGATCTGGACGTATCCGCGCAACGCAGCTTCCCGATCTATAAGGAAGTCGCATTCGTCTTCCGTGTAGATGCCTTTAACGTGTTGAACCACAACAGTCTCGGCAACCCGGGCACATCGCTCGGACTTACCACCGATGCCACCCACGCCTATTTCAACGCACCGTCTTTCGGTCTCATTACCAGCTCGGTCTCCAACCGGTTCCTGCAGATCGTCACTCGTATCAACTTCTAA
- a CDS encoding cytochrome P450: protein MFQNPLQILSKYHDTLGDTFRFYLGGLKEAIVTIDPAIVQHVLKTNHENYEKSDIQVKRMGHFLGKGLLTTHGEAWKTQRRLIQKGFSPKQLDALSTIMQDSLTDSLRIFDSHIQKGPVDIYPHMMEITFSMVARSLFGARLKAEDISLVSDTICTVQEFIVKQTLQPYLNPWFEVSGELRKHEEMRVRADAVLMSYIKKRRDEPPSDDLLQTLMDARYTDGEGMSDELILSESMQLLVAGHETSSNSLSWLLYLLSSRPDVLEQMRQEFDSVLGDRQVSHGDVPKLEYSTQVVQESLRLYPPFWMIDRIAVADDRVGDTVIPAGSTVIVYVYGAHHASAHWQKPEEFDAERFVKGSDKLRTPFTYFPFGGGPRGCIGLHYAMLQILMILKELLTKYDFEVPPGQTIEPRAMVILRPKHGIRMSFNGITEPATCVA from the coding sequence ATGTTTCAGAATCCGCTTCAGATTCTGAGCAAGTATCACGACACTCTTGGGGATACCTTCCGGTTCTATTTAGGAGGCCTGAAAGAGGCGATCGTGACTATCGATCCCGCGATTGTTCAGCACGTGCTGAAGACGAACCATGAGAACTATGAGAAGTCAGACATTCAGGTAAAGCGGATGGGGCATTTTCTGGGTAAGGGATTGCTGACCACGCACGGCGAGGCCTGGAAGACTCAGCGCCGCCTTATTCAGAAGGGCTTTTCTCCGAAGCAACTCGATGCGCTCTCCACCATCATGCAGGACTCGCTGACCGATTCGCTGCGGATCTTCGACAGCCACATTCAGAAGGGCCCGGTTGATATTTATCCGCACATGATGGAGATTACCTTCTCGATGGTTGCGCGTTCGTTGTTTGGAGCGCGTCTGAAAGCGGAGGATATTTCCCTTGTCAGCGATACCATCTGCACCGTTCAGGAATTCATCGTTAAGCAGACGCTGCAGCCGTATCTGAATCCGTGGTTCGAGGTGTCGGGGGAACTACGCAAGCACGAGGAGATGCGCGTTCGTGCTGACGCTGTTCTGATGAGCTACATCAAAAAGCGTCGCGATGAACCACCCAGTGACGACCTGCTGCAGACCTTGATGGATGCTCGTTATACCGACGGTGAAGGAATGAGTGACGAACTCATCCTTAGCGAGAGCATGCAGCTACTCGTCGCCGGTCATGAGACATCGTCCAACTCATTGTCATGGTTGTTGTATCTACTGAGTTCACGGCCAGATGTCCTGGAACAAATGAGGCAGGAGTTTGATTCCGTCCTTGGTGATCGTCAGGTGAGTCATGGAGATGTGCCGAAGCTCGAATACTCTACGCAGGTCGTTCAGGAGTCCTTGCGTCTCTACCCTCCGTTCTGGATGATTGATCGCATTGCAGTGGCTGACGACCGCGTGGGAGACACAGTGATTCCGGCCGGATCGACTGTCATCGTGTACGTCTATGGTGCACATCATGCTTCTGCCCACTGGCAGAAGCCAGAGGAGTTCGATGCGGAACGGTTCGTCAAAGGCAGCGACAAGCTGCGAACGCCCTTCACGTACTTCCCGTTCGGCGGCGGGCCCCGTGGCTGCATTGGCTTGCACTACGCCATGCTGCAAATCCTCATGATCCTCAAAGAGCTTCTTACGAAGTACGATTTCGAGGTACCTCCGGGCCAGACTATCGAGCCGCGCGCCATGGTGATCCTGCGCCCGAAGCATGGTATTCGCATGAGCTTTAACGGAATTACTGAACCCGCGACATGCGTTGCTTAA
- a CDS encoding fatty acid desaturase family protein, protein MPEPADLVPAESQAAFATETAGMATFPKVLRYRLNNFFAEAKVSPKADSTMWGKIALGMAVLAASWITLYIHRPGSWKFLSLYVLGGLAQTFLLLNIAHDSNHNAISTRPAVNKTLNYVFDLCGISSYMWRILHHRGHHSCINLHGEDDAIEGRGLFRFTPHDPRTALHRFQHIYALFLYALFSLEYVFVRDFQSFFFPAHDYLTRTKHPVREYVILFSGKAFYLTYMLVLPILVMQEPVLLVVAAFFMVHLVVGISVVLVFQTTHIIEDTYFPLDRGEFENGVYHVFATTADYATENPMVGWLVGGLNHHVAHHLCPYVCHTHYAPLTRIIKETAEEFGVPYRQHPTMWRAIWYHLTLLKQLGTEN, encoded by the coding sequence GTGCCTGAGCCTGCAGACCTTGTTCCGGCAGAGAGCCAGGCAGCATTCGCGACTGAAACGGCCGGAATGGCGACCTTTCCTAAGGTGCTGCGCTACCGCCTGAATAATTTTTTCGCTGAAGCAAAAGTGTCTCCAAAGGCTGACAGCACCATGTGGGGCAAGATCGCCCTAGGAATGGCGGTGTTAGCTGCAAGCTGGATCACGCTGTACATACACCGACCAGGTTCTTGGAAATTCCTATCCCTTTACGTTCTTGGCGGACTTGCCCAGACGTTTCTTTTGCTGAATATTGCCCACGACAGCAACCACAATGCGATTTCGACTCGTCCGGCGGTCAACAAGACCCTAAACTATGTCTTCGACTTGTGCGGCATTAGCTCGTACATGTGGCGCATCCTCCACCATCGCGGCCACCACTCTTGCATCAACCTTCACGGCGAAGACGATGCGATCGAAGGGCGTGGCCTATTCCGTTTTACGCCGCATGATCCGCGCACAGCCCTGCACCGGTTCCAGCACATCTATGCGTTGTTCCTTTATGCTCTGTTTTCGCTGGAATATGTGTTTGTCCGCGATTTCCAAAGCTTCTTCTTCCCGGCCCATGATTACCTCACGCGTACGAAGCATCCTGTCCGCGAGTACGTCATCCTGTTCTCAGGTAAAGCGTTCTATCTGACTTACATGCTGGTGCTGCCCATTTTGGTGATGCAGGAGCCCGTTCTACTGGTTGTGGCAGCGTTCTTCATGGTGCATCTGGTCGTCGGCATCAGTGTGGTGCTGGTCTTTCAGACGACCCATATCATTGAGGACACCTACTTTCCGTTGGATCGTGGCGAATTTGAGAATGGCGTGTATCACGTGTTCGCCACGACGGCTGACTATGCGACGGAGAATCCGATGGTTGGCTGGCTTGTCGGCGGACTCAATCACCATGTCGCACATCATCTTTGCCCATATGTGTGCCATACCCACTACGCGCCGCTGACCAGGATTATTAAAGAAACGGCCGAAGAATTCGGTGTCCCGTACCGGCAGCATCCCACGATGTGGCGTGCCATTTGGTATCACCTGACTCTTTTGAAGCAATTGGGAACTGAGAACTGA
- a CDS encoding heparinase II/III domain-containing protein, giving the protein MHRLLKLVVLLSLASCELTCAKAQSLFLSPADIAARKQLAEQQPWAKASLNLLLKEADDFPASYIKRFGTPDSAPPPEGGAWLHWYACPESGRPLQFHPPDQNICPDTGKNFTGYPYDHVVYELRNDALGEAAIASALAYQFTKKLTYAKAAANILKDYARVYPTYKLHDINNKPGPNGAMAYAQTLDESIWLIKIAWTYDLIRDVGVLTAAEKQSIEHDVLRASAAVVLKAHKEPTMNIQSWINAGAAAVGFTLNDKPLITEAIDGPIGFRYQMQHFVHEGFWAEGAWGYQFYAMRALTMTAQMASRKGMDLWKQEPNLLALFHSPLGVLLPDGSLPAFNDSGSPNLYGQSFLYEVAYAATHDPMLLNVIEHGARGDREAFLFGAPQLPKAAAPRLASAVFPEAGYATLRSSTSDLTAIMKFGPHGGGHGHYDKLNFVLYSHGITLAEDPGTHFYGLPIHKEWDAMTIAHNTISVDGQRQAQATGKLLDWHVGDGWTVVRADAGPAYANASLQRTMLLTPGYVLIIDHCESKDGQAHNFDWAYHNVGTESMLSPVDMKPYTFTASNGYQHLSHVLHGSTETDVKVRFVAEHMPSASNSDSNSPPATYDSAPLNISTQIARSQLALQMLGGPGTEIFTGDAPSRESQLAVPFIVVRRKGTSVTFATLLATSDTLPSSGRMIPRLSQTSDGTFQVETTEGMDTFSAGNGDKFQHRAK; this is encoded by the coding sequence ATGCATCGTCTGCTTAAGCTCGTCGTTCTCCTATCACTCGCATCTTGCGAATTGACTTGTGCCAAAGCGCAATCCCTCTTTCTATCGCCCGCAGACATTGCCGCACGCAAACAGCTTGCGGAGCAACAACCATGGGCAAAAGCAAGCCTCAATTTGCTTTTGAAGGAGGCAGACGACTTTCCTGCGTCGTACATCAAGCGCTTCGGCACGCCCGATTCTGCACCGCCTCCCGAAGGCGGTGCATGGTTGCACTGGTATGCCTGTCCGGAAAGCGGCAGACCGCTGCAGTTCCATCCGCCTGATCAGAACATCTGCCCAGACACAGGCAAGAACTTTACGGGTTATCCATATGACCACGTGGTGTATGAGCTCCGTAACGATGCGTTGGGTGAAGCTGCCATCGCCTCTGCGCTTGCTTATCAGTTCACAAAGAAGCTCACCTATGCGAAAGCCGCCGCAAACATCCTTAAGGATTACGCACGCGTATACCCCACATACAAACTTCACGACATTAATAACAAGCCCGGCCCGAACGGTGCCATGGCCTACGCGCAGACGCTCGATGAATCCATCTGGCTCATCAAAATCGCGTGGACTTACGACCTTATCCGAGATGTGGGTGTGCTCACCGCAGCAGAGAAGCAGAGCATAGAGCACGATGTATTGAGAGCATCCGCGGCAGTTGTGTTGAAAGCGCACAAAGAGCCCACGATGAACATTCAGTCATGGATCAATGCCGGTGCTGCTGCTGTTGGCTTCACACTGAACGACAAGCCGCTTATCACGGAAGCCATCGATGGTCCCATTGGCTTCCGTTATCAGATGCAGCACTTTGTTCACGAAGGCTTTTGGGCAGAGGGGGCGTGGGGTTATCAGTTCTACGCCATGCGTGCTCTCACGATGACTGCGCAAATGGCATCGCGCAAAGGCATGGACCTGTGGAAGCAGGAGCCGAATCTGCTCGCGCTCTTTCACTCGCCCTTGGGTGTGTTGTTGCCAGATGGAAGTCTGCCTGCATTCAACGATAGCGGTTCGCCCAACTTGTATGGGCAATCATTTCTCTACGAAGTGGCATACGCCGCGACTCATGATCCCATGCTTCTCAACGTTATCGAACACGGCGCGCGTGGCGATCGCGAGGCTTTCCTCTTTGGCGCGCCCCAACTTCCCAAAGCCGCGGCTCCCCGACTTGCAAGTGCTGTCTTTCCCGAGGCTGGCTACGCCACACTGCGTTCGTCAACGAGCGACCTCACCGCCATCATGAAATTTGGACCGCATGGCGGAGGACATGGCCACTATGACAAGTTGAACTTCGTCCTGTACTCGCACGGCATCACCCTTGCAGAAGATCCCGGCACTCACTTTTACGGACTGCCCATTCATAAGGAATGGGACGCGATGACCATTGCACACAACACCATCTCGGTCGACGGTCAGCGGCAGGCACAAGCTACCGGTAAGCTACTGGATTGGCATGTGGGTGATGGCTGGACGGTAGTACGCGCAGATGCTGGTCCTGCATACGCCAATGCAAGCCTGCAGCGGACCATGCTTCTCACACCGGGCTATGTCCTCATCATCGACCACTGCGAATCAAAGGACGGACAGGCTCATAACTTTGATTGGGCGTATCACAACGTCGGCACGGAATCTATGCTCAGCCCAGTGGATATGAAGCCATATACCTTTACTGCATCCAACGGGTATCAGCACCTCTCGCACGTGCTGCATGGCAGCACCGAGACTGACGTCAAGGTGCGCTTTGTAGCAGAGCATATGCCATCGGCGTCTAACTCGGACTCAAACAGTCCACCAGCAACTTATGATTCCGCACCGCTAAACATCTCTACGCAAATAGCTCGCTCACAACTTGCACTACAGATGCTTGGCGGGCCGGGAACCGAAATCTTTACCGGCGACGCACCAAGCAGGGAATCCCAGTTAGCTGTCCCGTTCATCGTTGTTCGTAGAAAAGGAACCTCCGTTACGTTCGCTACGCTCCTGGCCACATCTGACACTTTGCCATCCAGCGGCAGGATGATACCTCGTCTTAGTCAGACTTCAGACGGAACCTTCCAAGTTGAGACGACGGAAGGCATGGATACCTTCTCCGCGGGCAACGGGGATAAGTTCCAACACAGAGCGAAATAG
- a CDS encoding class I SAM-dependent methyltransferase gives MKISDAAARTTRKILEPLKAPLRKLLGRPQPPKVKPKHDFDVKYGVDTSGLIDARDLHSGHQNDQFITAYFGVPPSRLANAFELWQRTTTEKPASQYRFIDVGCGKGRAVLLASQFEFRDVFGIELQPKLAEIASENVRGYREQNSVPMDISILCGDGPSLLPELLAGPVLIYLYNPFQAPVLRTLLESIINQSEKLSGPIDVLYLYPEYEKVFSEFPLFQKICHEEIGISEEDQDDGLSGPLDPCSLYRLEPQRQTSP, from the coding sequence ATGAAGATCAGCGATGCTGCCGCCCGGACAACACGCAAAATATTGGAGCCGCTCAAGGCTCCTCTACGTAAACTCTTGGGCAGACCTCAACCACCAAAGGTAAAACCGAAACACGACTTCGACGTAAAGTACGGCGTAGACACTAGCGGCCTGATAGATGCCCGAGATCTGCATTCCGGACATCAGAACGATCAATTCATTACCGCCTACTTCGGCGTGCCACCCTCGCGTCTCGCCAACGCATTCGAACTCTGGCAGCGAACAACAACCGAAAAACCAGCTTCTCAATACCGCTTTATTGATGTCGGTTGTGGCAAAGGCCGTGCGGTTCTGCTGGCATCGCAATTCGAATTTCGAGATGTTTTCGGAATCGAACTACAACCCAAGCTCGCTGAAATCGCAAGTGAGAACGTGCGAGGGTACCGTGAACAGAACAGCGTTCCTATGGATATTTCTATCCTGTGTGGTGATGGCCCATCCCTACTTCCTGAACTTCTCGCAGGGCCGGTTTTGATCTACCTCTACAATCCGTTTCAGGCGCCTGTTCTTAGAACTCTGCTCGAGAGCATCATCAATCAGAGTGAGAAGCTTTCTGGCCCCATCGATGTGCTGTATCTCTATCCGGAATATGAAAAGGTATTTTCTGAATTCCCTCTTTTTCAGAAGATCTGTCACGAAGAGATCGGCATCTCCGAAGAAGACCAAGACGATGGCCTCTCGGGACCGCTAGATCCTTGTTCTCTGTACCGCTTGGAACCACAGAGACAGACTTCCCCATGA